Proteins found in one candidate division KSB1 bacterium genomic segment:
- a CDS encoding EutN/CcmL family microcompartment protein — MLLGKVIGTVTPCVVYPGLEGVPLLLVQPLSKNSKAVGKPIVACDATRMAGPGELIYYEGGREAALALDPWFVPVDHTIIGIVDGVHLIDESSQSE, encoded by the coding sequence ATGTTACTGGGTAAAGTGATCGGCACTGTTACGCCCTGCGTGGTTTACCCCGGACTCGAAGGCGTTCCGCTTCTGCTGGTTCAGCCGCTGAGTAAAAACTCCAAAGCGGTCGGCAAGCCCATTGTCGCCTGCGATGCCACCCGAATGGCTGGTCCAGGAGAACTGATCTATTACGAGGGCGGCCGCGAGGCAGCGCTGGCATTAGATCCCTGGTTCGTCCCAGTGGATCACACCATCATTGGCATTGTGGATGGCGTCCATCTAATCGATGAAAGCTCTCAGTCCGAGTGA
- a CDS encoding EutN/CcmL family microcompartment protein, which produces MIIGKVAGEIYSTINHSFYDQKKLLIVDKLDLTGTPTGDYLIAVDSVDAGLGETVLVIDEGNSARQVVSDPNAPIRSIIIGIIDAVRIER; this is translated from the coding sequence GTGATTATCGGCAAAGTCGCTGGAGAAATCTACTCCACGATCAACCACAGTTTCTATGATCAAAAAAAACTGCTGATCGTGGACAAATTGGACCTAACTGGAACGCCCACAGGCGACTATTTGATCGCAGTAGATTCCGTCGATGCTGGGCTCGGTGAAACGGTATTGGTCATTGATGAAGGCAATTCGGCCCGACAGGTAGTAAGCGATCCCAATGCGCCAATCCGCTCAATCATTATCGGGATCATCGATGCCGTGCGCATTGAGAGGTGA